A portion of the Candidatus Neomarinimicrobiota bacterium genome contains these proteins:
- a CDS encoding T9SS type A sorting domain-containing protein produces the protein PSGPNPAGNEFHEITNTLLEKEATVAWRGSSDGNLYVKTIFVNTDGDVDSTTPKVLVHDRAGGSGGEAWNYDQPGSYRLAHDGVGGAILTWEQDRNIDTAADIYIQQIGNDGMLGANNFTLVPNLHGNFRFIWNSHGEMTHWDLNEGTPLGPNGEWPAESGAHYLSFGGLLVMGYDGEDLLLGGIGRDEESWIPNSWGISSHIEEGFEFVSRYMIDQTTGLRAKELIVTMDGEDMVLIGTSLSHDGPDPLTFVRAGYAFDWDVSYSGDGDLLYADDDLSGSLSFNLIDPIYASTIPVKVSYMYDADGSSPGYVGAATIFETETGAGMHLSFDMDEDLEDEEFVERLQSGTDSPDETDPADYAVIQMSGAVDLGPGDKMKFITVVMAADSPDGFQSMLQSALTYAVLADMGEFSAAVDEPVVLPEEYALHQNHPNPFNPVTTIRYDLPQAGDVKLTIYDMLGREMKVLVSQGMSPGSYTAVWDGTDRYGQPAAAGVYIYQLKAGDFSNTKKLVLLK, from the coding sequence GGCCCTCCGGCCCCAACCCTGCCGGGAATGAATTTCATGAAATAACAAATACCCTTTTAGAAAAAGAGGCTACAGTTGCCTGGCGGGGTTCTTCTGACGGGAATCTCTATGTAAAAACAATCTTTGTGAATACAGACGGGGATGTAGACAGCACAACGCCTAAAGTTCTCGTTCATGACAGAGCCGGTGGATCCGGTGGGGAGGCGTGGAATTACGATCAACCGGGTTCTTATAGGTTGGCCCATGACGGAGTCGGTGGCGCTATTTTGACTTGGGAGCAGGATAGAAACATCGACACAGCTGCGGATATTTATATTCAGCAGATTGGTAATGACGGTATGCTGGGAGCGAATAATTTCACTCTCGTTCCCAATCTCCACGGGAATTTCCGTTTCATCTGGAACAGCCATGGTGAAATGACCCATTGGGACTTAAATGAAGGTACTCCACTTGGCCCTAATGGCGAGTGGCCGGCGGAATCTGGGGCCCATTATCTTTCTTTTGGTGGTCTGTTGGTTATGGGATATGACGGTGAAGACCTGTTGCTGGGTGGCATAGGTAGAGATGAAGAGAGTTGGATTCCAAACTCCTGGGGCATTAGTTCTCATATTGAAGAAGGCTTTGAATTTGTGTCCAGATACATGATTGATCAAACCACTGGTCTGAGAGCAAAAGAGCTCATTGTTACCATGGACGGCGAAGATATGGTCTTGATTGGAACGAGCCTCAGTCACGATGGTCCTGATCCTTTAACGTTCGTCAGAGCCGGTTATGCTTTCGATTGGGACGTTTCTTATTCTGGGGATGGTGATCTTCTATATGCTGATGACGATCTTTCAGGTTCGTTGAGCTTTAATCTGATAGATCCCATCTATGCCAGCACTATTCCTGTGAAGGTAAGCTACATGTATGATGCTGACGGTTCTTCACCCGGTTATGTAGGTGCAGCCACCATTTTCGAAACGGAAACAGGTGCTGGTATGCACCTCTCATTTGACATGGATGAAGATTTAGAGGATGAGGAGTTCGTCGAACGGTTGCAGTCAGGTACCGATTCTCCCGATGAGACAGATCCAGCCGATTACGCTGTAATACAGATGTCTGGAGCTGTCGATCTGGGTCCCGGGGATAAAATGAAGTTTATTACTGTTGTGATGGCAGCGGACTCTCCTGACGGTTTTCAGTCCATGTTGCAAAGTGCGCTGACCTACGCGGTGCTTGCTGATATGGGGGAGTTCAGTGCTGCTGTAGATGAGCCGGTTGTATTGCCGGAAGAGTACGCCCTGCACCAGAATCATCCCAATCCGTTCAATCCGGTAACGACGATCCGCTACGATTTGCCGCAGGCGGGTGACGTCAAACTGACCATTTATGACATGCTGGGACGGGAGATGAAGGTACTGGTGAGTCAGGGTATGTCGCCGGGCAGCTATACCGCTGTGTGGGACGGTACTGACAGGTACGGCCAGCCGGCGGCAGCGGGAGTGTACATTTACCAGCTCAAGGCGGGTGATTTCAGCAACACAAAGAAGCTCGTCCTCTTGAAGTAA
- a CDS encoding PKD domain-containing protein, with amino-acid sequence MNNGFGQLIAFILLLVLSIGGRIHLIDQKAQKEQRYRATQEALKAEEAELQAIEDAIIKNEIEHDGDPETASMTISLNGDGFDSDGDKLTYKWEQIGGSEVTIDNPESPSNSFESGPGEYTFQLTVTDPYGATSSNQQTYRISVEPNSGPEAIISE; translated from the coding sequence ATGAACAATGGTTTTGGTCAATTAATCGCATTTATTTTACTTTTAGTTCTTTCCATTGGCGGCCGTATCCACTTAATAGATCAAAAAGCCCAGAAAGAGCAAAGATATCGAGCCACTCAAGAGGCGTTGAAAGCTGAGGAAGCAGAGTTGCAGGCCATAGAAGATGCTATCATCAAAAATGAAATCGAGCATGATGGCGATCCTGAGACAGCAAGTATGACCATCTCCCTGAATGGTGACGGCTTTGATAGTGATGGCGATAAGCTCACTTATAAATGGGAACAGATTGGCGGTAGCGAGGTTACAATTGACAATCCAGAATCTCCTTCTAACAGTTTTGAATCTGGTCCAGGTGAATATACATTCCAACTAACTGTAACAGATCCTTACGGTGCAACATCAAGCAATCAACAAACTTACAGGATCAGCGTGGAGCCTAACTCAGGTCCTGAGGCCATTATTAGCGAATAA
- a CDS encoding PorV/PorQ family protein — MKLVRKIITLLICSTILTATNDNVATSVAHFLKIGVGGRAEAMGGAFTAQADDASSLYWNPAGLAVMASPQVMFSQTNWITDINHVFLGIAWPVSPKFGSLGLSIVSLSMEDLEETTEQQPEGTGRKFPAGDFQFGVAYARKISDRFGVGLHMKLIQEVISFSRARAMAIDVGTRYTTDFLGLKIGMAISNFGTEMTMGGTDLIYKKTDPYPDIGSNPNINSLLEPKSWPLPTSIRIGMSLQPVGPSGIMNPGIATVTVNADYFDPRDFNPYLNVGAEAVVFKVLALRAGLVNRFSGNFEYDEAEGISNILTSSSLMGDYEQLMTFGFGLEQKLPFSNTVVTVDYSYSNIPFFSGVQRFTLSLKF, encoded by the coding sequence ATGAAATTAGTCAGGAAAATAATCACCTTGCTGATCTGCTCCACCATATTGACGGCAACCAATGATAATGTGGCCACCTCGGTGGCGCACTTTCTGAAGATCGGTGTTGGCGGGAGGGCGGAAGCCATGGGAGGCGCCTTTACGGCGCAGGCGGACGACGCAAGTTCTCTCTACTGGAATCCTGCCGGGCTGGCGGTCATGGCTTCGCCCCAAGTAATGTTCTCGCAGACGAATTGGATCACAGATATCAATCATGTTTTCCTTGGCATTGCCTGGCCTGTAAGTCCCAAGTTCGGCTCCCTCGGACTAAGCATTGTTTCCCTGAGTATGGAAGATCTGGAGGAGACAACCGAACAGCAACCAGAAGGGACAGGCAGAAAATTCCCCGCGGGTGATTTCCAGTTCGGCGTGGCATATGCACGCAAGATTTCCGATAGATTCGGTGTAGGCCTACACATGAAACTGATTCAAGAAGTCATCTCCTTTTCAAGAGCTCGGGCCATGGCCATCGATGTGGGGACGCGTTACACTACTGACTTCCTTGGACTTAAAATAGGGATGGCAATCTCCAACTTTGGCACAGAAATGACCATGGGCGGCACGGACCTTATCTATAAGAAAACTGATCCCTATCCCGACATCGGCTCCAACCCCAATATAAACTCACTGCTGGAACCCAAGTCGTGGCCCCTGCCCACTTCCATCCGCATCGGTATGTCTCTTCAGCCCGTGGGCCCTAGTGGCATTATGAATCCCGGCATAGCAACCGTCACCGTCAACGCGGACTACTTCGATCCGCGGGACTTCAATCCGTATCTGAACGTGGGAGCGGAGGCAGTCGTCTTCAAAGTGCTAGCCCTGAGAGCAGGACTCGTAAACCGCTTTTCGGGGAACTTCGAATATGATGAAGCAGAGGGAATTTCGAACATCTTAACATCGTCGTCACTGATGGGCGATTATGAACAGTTGATGACGTTTGGCTTTGGGCTGGAGCAGAAACTTCCGTTCAGCAATACGGTGGTTACTGTGGACTATTCTTATTCCAATATACCGTTCTTTTCAGGCGTACAGCGATTCACCCTTTCACTGAAATTCTGA